One Pyrus communis chromosome 4, drPyrComm1.1, whole genome shotgun sequence genomic region harbors:
- the LOC137731769 gene encoding UDP-galactose/UDP-glucose transporter 3-like, whose amino-acid sequence METHGSGLRRVLVFGFCVVGIWSAYIYQGVLQETLSTKRFGPDGNRFEHLAFLNLAQNVVCLIWSYIMLKLWSSGNAGGAPMWTYWSAGITNTIGPAMGIEALKYISYPAQVLAKSSKMIPVMLMGTLVYGKRYSFPEYVCTLLVAGGVSIFALLKTSSKTISKLAHPNAPLGYGLCFLNLAFDGFTNATQDSIKARYPKTSAWEIMLGMNLWGTIYNMIYMFGWPRGSGFEAVQFCKQHPEAAWDIFLYCLCGAVGQNFIFLTISRFGSLANTTITTTRKFVSIVVSSLLSGNPLSTKQWGSVVMVFSGLSYHIYHKWRKSQRVPKKRKPM is encoded by the exons ATGGAAACGCACGGATCGGGGCTCCGGCGCGTGTTGGTGTTCGGTTTCTGCGTCGTCGGAATTTGGTCTGCTTATATCTACCAAGGCGTGCTTCAGGAAACTCT gtccacGAAGCGATTCGGGCCAGATGGGAATAGGTTCGAACACCTTGCGTTCCTCAACTTAGCCCAAAATGTGGTTTGTCTAATCTGGTCATACATAA TGTTAAAGCTTTGGTCTAGCGGTAATGCTGGAGGTGCGCCTATGTGGACGTACTGGAGTGCTGGGATTACTAACACGATTGGACCCGCTATGGGGATCGAAGCATTGAAGTATATCAGTTACCCGGCTCAG GTCTTGGCAAAGTCCTCAAAAATGATTCCAG TGATGCTGATGGGTACTCTAGTCTACGGCAAAAGATACAGCTTTCCTGAATATGTTTGTACTCTCCTTGTTGCCGGAGGGGTATCCATATTTGCACTCTTGAAG ACTAGCTCAAAGACGATTAGCAAGTTGGCACACCCAAATGCTCCCCTTGGGTATGGACTATGTTTCCTCAATCTTGCTTTTGATGGATTCACAAATGCTACCCAGGATTCAATAAAAGCAAG GTATCCAAAGACGAGCGCTTGGGAAATAATGCTAGGCATGAATTTATGGGGTACCATATACAACATGATCTACATGTTTGGCTGGCCACGTGGCAGCGGATTTGAGGCGGTTCAGTTCTGCAAGCAGCATCCGGAAGCAGCTTGGGACATTTTTCTCTATTGTCTCTGTGGTGCAGTTGGGCAGAACTTCATTTTCCTAACCATAAGTCGTTTCGGTTCCTTAGCTAACACCACCATTACCACAACCCGCAAGTTTGTAAGCATCGTGGTGTCTTCGTTGCTGAGTGGCAATCCCCTGTCAACTAAGCAATGGGGGTCTGTCGTCATGGTGTTTTCTGGGTTGTCGTATCACATCTACCACAAGTGGAGGAAATCGCAGAGAGTGCCAAAGAAGAGAAAGCCAATGTAA